Genomic segment of Pochonia chlamydosporia 170 chromosome 1, whole genome shotgun sequence:
CTTCCAAAAGGTCTGGCCGAGCTCGTTCCTCTTACCTGGTGACACCTTCTCGGAAAATTGGCTACCCAGTGCAAAAGCAAGATTGACCATGTAGTACAGCTCTTTCTCCGGTAAGGGTAACGGTTTGCCAAGCCAGATAGCTCGATAGCCCTTCTCAAAGACGAGCCAGTCGTGAATAGGTAAGATCACCCATACAAGTCTGTAATAGTCCTGTATGAGGCCATCGGCAAAGGCCCTTGAGGGTAGAGTACAAGTCATGGGGTCGACGACACCCCCATCGATGGGGACCGCCTCAATACTTGTTTGAGAGTACTGCGCGACACCGTTTCCAGAGGGCGCCGCCACCTGTGACCTCCCTAACAACGTGTCAATGGCAGAGTTGATCTGACGCATGAAGGAGATGGCGCTGCTACTTCCAAAGTACTCCACGTTGGCAGTGTGATCACCGACTAGGCCCGTCATGGCATCTGCATTTTTGAGATCCGAGGTCGGAGCACTAGTAAGGGATACCGTGCTCCCAGGAGCTCGCTCGGGAGCAACAGCATTGGGGAAACTTCTAGGGGTGCCGGTTGACGGCTGAGAAGCTGCCATGTTGCCTGGTGGAGGGGCAGTCGGTGTCTGGTTCACTGCTTTGCCTTGGTTCGCAGACGCTTGCGCTACCCTATCCGGCGAGGATTGGAACGAAGACAGAAGCGCGGGGGGCGAATGCGGTGCCGCCGGATGTGTTGGCGGAGtagcagaagcagcatgaAGAGGGTGTGAGACAGACAACTCAGATCTTGGTCTCGACGTCTGTGGAATCAACGGGCGGTTTGTACGTCGAACATGGTTGCCTCGACTGTAGACACATGGAGTATCCTGGCGAGACAGACATGGCCGACACTCTAGAACAGAAATGACCGTGTAAGCGCACACCGAACAAAAGGAATGAAAGTTGCATGTATGTTTAGTCCAACTCACTAGGTCGTTGGCCGTCACATTTCACTTTTCTACGGCGGCAATTGTCGCACGCCGCCGTGACCTTCTGACGATTCATCAAAAAGCATGAGGAGTCCTCTTCCAATCGTTTAATGAGGTTCTGGCGGCAAGGTGTGGCACGCCGCCAGCGTAAGACCGTAGGACTGTCCGCAGATAATGTAAGTGTCGTCTTCGGCGAGCACCTGGCTTGGACAGAAGATTCTGTGGGAACTGATTTTATGACTATGTCATGATTGAAGCGAAGCTTCTTTTACTACCAGATTCAAgttcaggttcaggttgaagttctttcaagAAGGTCACGTGGTCATCCTTCACACATTCACACCTCCCTTGGCTGCACAAGTTCACTGCATGTGGTCTCAGGGCTCTGAGATATAGCCCTGAGGTCTCCCCTCCGTAGAGTTTAatggctttcaatgtttccctTCGTAACAATACAGAAGATTGTTCCTCACATTCCTTTCCATAAGTTCTATTCCTGCTCGGTTTTAGCCGCCATCCAAAGCAGGCATGCCCGGTAAGCCGGGGTTTGGCCGACTGCCGAAGCGCTCCGAATATTTCGTCCGTTACGCCTCACCAGACTTTTGTTTGAGGGTCTGGTTAGCTTAATAGCATCCCAGAGGTTATATCGGGCTGTTCGATAGAATGGATAGTCAACAGTCTCCGAGAGGAATGAGGCTATAAGGGGGTAGCGTACCGGAATAAAGGTCGCAAATATAAAAACTGTACGTCTTCGCTAATATTGTCTTGATGCTCAAATAAATAGCTATATATTTACCGTCTTGCCTTCGTAGGTAATGCCACAAACGGTTCTCCTATAACGCCCACTATCCATTTACGGAGTCTTGTCCTAGTCACAGATGTGTAAAGTAGAGAGAACTCAGAGTCGGAACAGTGCTTGCAATTCTTTGCTATCAAGAAGGGATTGAAGGCAGTCTTATATACAAAGCCTCCCTTTCGTGCAGGTTAAATTGATCCTTCCGACCGATAGCGTGTGTTCCGTTCTTAATTCCTGTGACGAGTGGAGTGAAGTCTGATCCCGCCTTGTTGCGCCCTCTATATCGACATGGGGGCAAATCCCTTACTCTGCCGGTACCAGTATTCAAAGGAAGAGTTGACAATGTTATCTCGCAGAAGGTAGGCACCGGCCTCTTTAGCAAGAGCTCCGTTGACAGGCCTAGGAGGACCATAAGCAGCTGCCCGCAGCTGAATACGACACGCACGCTCCAACAAAACTGCCAGGTATGTAGATGCGCGCACGTTCTTCCCGGCCGTGAGCATGCCGTGGTTGGCGAGGATAATGGAGTTCTTGTCGGCCAGGGCCCCTGTGATGATGACACCCTCATCGTCGGCAATGGGTAGGCCCGGCCACTTGCCGAGGAATGCGCAGTTATCGTAGAAAGGCGTCATATCCATCTGAGAGACAACAAGAGGCTGCTCAGCGGCTGCCAGCGCCTGAACCCAAGGAGAATGAGTGTGGATAATGCTGTGGACATCTGGTCTACCAGAGTACACCCAGAGGTGGAAGCGGGTGGCTGGGTTGGCCATGCCGTCGCCCGTCACGGTGTTAAGATCGCCATCGACCTCAATCATATCCTCTGGATTGGCCTCGTCCCAGCCGACGCCGAAGCGTAGAGTCCAGTAGAACCCGTCGCCTCTCTCAGAACGCGCACTAATCTGGCCAGTCATGCCCGCGTCTTCCTGTTTGCTGGAGATTATTCTGCATGCACAGGCCATTATCTCCTGCAAAGATCGCTCTGGAATCTTGAggttcttcttcatctcttcTGCCGAACGCTTGTCAAAGTATTCCTTGGGCCGCAAGGGCTCGCTGCCGATTTTGGGAGCCGGCGCAGCGGCCTTGACAGGAGCGGTTGTTGTACTTGGAGCCATGGCAGTCTTTCGTCGTCTCTGTATCTTTCTGTAGTGGATGGCTCTCGTCTGCCTCAAGGCGTATGAAGTAAATAAGAATTGAGTCTGATAAGATGCTATTTACTGGTGGTCATAAACAATTCTGTATCAGATGGCTCCCATCTTGTCGCCGAGTTTTTAAGAGATTTTGGCCCTCAGCCAAAATTCGGCTCTGATGGTGTAACGTTTTGGTACCATGGTCACGGATTCAGCATCTGAAGCCTGTATTGCCATGCCTCCGAGTCGTCATCCGTCCCCCTACAATTGCCTGCGGAGCTCGCGATGTCGGAACTTGGTGTGAGTGGCCATAATCCCGCGTTGTCCTGCAGAGTTCTCCGAGAGGCACATGCAAGCCATCAACCCTACAAAGCCTCCGTCTTCTTACTGCCCCCAACCTCGGGGTccgagacaacattgaacgcctTGTCAGTTGATCTCGGCGGCCGACGCCATGCGGCGTCTCCTCAATGCAACCTGGAACGCTTAAACAGCCACCCACGGGACGGGCGGTTTTTCCTTCACCGACATACCCTCCAATGGGATTTGACGAAAGTGGAAATAGAACGGAACAGATCTGGGAAGTAGATGCCTGAAACAATTAATGTTATGGAAGATATCGACAGGAAGTAGACTGTTTAAGACATGGAAGTCTTACTAGAATTAGGTAAGAATTAATTAGTAGAAATAGCATAGCTGAATTCCGTCTGGTAACTTTGCGCAAAACGTTCTGCACAGATGTTCAGGCACAACGAGGTTACAGGTCGCACAAAGTCTGCAAGTGCATGAATACCTGCGAGAAAATCACGGAGAAAGTTGGAACCGACCGTCCTCTGTTCTTGTCTAATCAGGAGTGGCCAATGTCGCATTAGACAGGACAACTGCCGTTGCTGCGCTCACCGTGGTGCTTGTCGGACGTAGTCTGACCTTTTTCTGTTGTCTGCGTGCATGAGTACATAAACGATTACACTAATTATGGAGTTTTGATGGGAAAACCAGTGTTACatggatgggatgaatgCGATTTGCCACCAGTGCGCGCCGCTGCTCActatgcacctacgttaACCATATAAGATGTCACACAGACGATTGTATGGAACAGCTTGGGCAaaacgagagactcttggtTTTCTATCTAAAAGAGCGGAATTATACGAAATAAAATACTTctggaatactgctgcttaggcagcagtatgacgTTCTTGTTGCCCCCTGGACGGTGATGCTTGCGTGTTCTTGGCAGCGTTCAGTCTATAGGATAAATTGATTGTGTATACTAAGTGTGTCTGGATCTGTTGAAACGACCCAGAGTCTATGAACTGCGGGTTACACCGCAAGTCTTCAAGATACCTCCCACTAGACTCGTCTATCAGGATTGAAAGATCCGTGCTGCTCGTCTGTCCTCCGGCGTACAATAACCACCGACCAATGGGACCAGCATGACCTTGGACCCGACTTCAGCCCGCCTTTGTCTCAAGATGGCACCTTGATGCTTTTATTAACATTTGCCAATGCTGAGACAATCCGACTGTGATGCGAGGCGGCTATGGGAAGAATAGGCCGAGGGGGGCTTGCTTTGCAGAGGCCAAGCTCGTTTGCGAGTGCGTAGACTACCCTGAGGTCACCGAACTCTTTGAATAGCTCCCAGATGGGTTCAAAGAGAGCCGAGATGCGCTTCACTTCGGCGTCGTCCCCTctgcgaatggcttccaTCAGCGCGACAGACGGTGCCGGAAGCACTCCCGCAATCACACTGTACCATACAGAGCCTCCCGCCAGTAACGAgtcagccaccagccagtcCGCGCTGTATCCGACAGAAAAACCAGAGGGAAGGTTTGCGCGAAGCGCTTCGTGTCTTCCTTTCGGCTCATTGGTGGGGGCGGGCTGCTTGAGCGCAACGACATTTGGCAACCCGGCAATGCGAGCAAGAAGTGCGTCGCTGAAGGTAAAGTGCGTCGTGCTCGGAGTATTGTAGATACAGATGGGCAGCGTGGTAGAGCCAGCAACTGCCTCATAGTGCCGGTAGACCTCTTCCTCAGTCAACGGATTGTACGAGACAGGTGCAAGCAGCAGCCCATCGACGCCTGCTTCCTCGGCGTCTTTAGCCAGATGCTGTGCATCGTCCGTCCGAAGCGCACCAGCAGAGACAATAATTGGTTTTCTACCCTGAAGGGTTCGTATGGCCACATCAATCGCCAGCTTGCGTTGTTCCCTCGTCAGATAAAGGTAGGTTCCTGTACTCCCCAACAGTCCAATCGAATCAACACCGGGCACGTCTAACCTCTCAAGAATTCGACCCAGGGCGCCAGTGTCGACCTTGCCATCCGAATCAGCGGGGGTGATGGCGAACGCCGAAAGACCTTGAAAAATGTTCCTTGTATTTCCCATATTGAAAGAGATTGTTAGGATGGTTGTTATGCT
This window contains:
- a CDS encoding class II aldolase and adducin N-terminal domain-containing protein 2 (similar to Metarhizium robertsii ARSEF 23 XP_007824160.2); protein product: MAPSTTTAPVKAAAPAPKIGSEPLRPKEYFDKRSAEEMKKNLKIPERSLQEIMACACRIISSKQEDAGMTGQISARSERGDGFYWTLRFGVGWDEANPEDMIEVDGDLNTVTGDGMANPATRFHLWVYSGRPDVHSIIHTHSPWVQALAAAEQPLVVSQMDMTPFYDNCAFLGKWPGLPIADDEGVIITGALADKNSIILANHGMLTAGKNVRASTYLAVLLERACRIQLRAAAYGPPRPVNGALAKEAGAYLLRDNIVNSSFEYWYRQSKGFAPMSI
- a CDS encoding dihydrodipicolinate synthetase (similar to Metarhizium robertsii ARSEF 23 XP_007824158.1) — encoded protein: MGNTRNIFQGLSAFAITPADSDGKVDTGALGRILERLDVPGVDSIGLLGSTGTYLYLTREQRKLAIDVAIRTLQGRKPIIVSAGALRTDDAQHLAKDAEEAGVDGLLLAPVSYNPLTEEEVYRHYEAVAGSTTLPICIYNTPSTTHFTFSDALLARIAGLPNVVALKQPAPTNEPKGRHEALRANLPSGFSVGYSADWLVADSLLAGGSVWYSVIAGVLPAPSVALMEAIRRGDDAEVKRISALFEPIWELFKEFGDLRVVYALANELGLCKASPPRPILPIAASHHSRIVSALANVNKSIKVPS